In Lycium ferocissimum isolate CSIRO_LF1 chromosome 11, AGI_CSIRO_Lferr_CH_V1, whole genome shotgun sequence, a single genomic region encodes these proteins:
- the LOC132037320 gene encoding pentatricopeptide repeat-containing protein At1g71210, mitochondrial: protein MMLLTIRQASQKSRTLKNTHLFYLFYSTHTIPPPRQPISAYPFLPFSSNVLSTSRINELQPKDVVLSFKDWFMSRKNPVFDRIFEILRTQDDVTADIALSRFNLRLSESLVLDVLNYEKNKDVLSCLKFFDWAGRQPGFHHTRATFNTIFKILSKEKLMSLMVEFLDKYMKQRYFHKARFYNTLVIGYAVAGKPELALQLFGRMRFQGVDLDAFAYHVLLNALVEDGFYDGFEMVLKQIKFRGFEDAITHAIFVKSLCQQTELDRAEEYLRGLLSNGGVGLSGIVVANLVDALCKNKEFKRAASLVQDFRESGLVPMEQAYSVWIKDLAQAGELTEAVEFLKGKKLADGYVPDVFRYNSLVCRLLRENRLEEVYDLLMDMKDQDIIPDDVTMNVTLCFFCKVGMADVALELYDSRSEFGLSVSSMTYNYLINTLLGDASVDEAYLVLKNAIQQGFFPGRRTFSIIADALCREGKLDRVKELVLASLDRNCMPSDTIYNKFISALCRASRVEDGYMVHGELSRLDKVSSRSTYFDLISGFNKSSRGDIAARLLIEMQEKGHSPDRRLYRAVICCLCQMEDPEKLFYSLLEVQLSRHEPSCLVYNYFIDGAGHAGKPELARDVYEMMKRNGITPNLQSDILMLQSYLKAGKIADALNYFRDLSNRRNLGRKLWNTIVVGLCKANKPENAWDMFWEMRSTHLRPSMECYEELVKLLCARRDYYKAILLVEDLMQVGRRVSSFIGNVLLLHSLHTQRVFSAWMHFRDLRNTKDQSLALGDLIKTFSGGSNLDSEILQMEELIRQCFPLDIYTYNLLLRKLTISEMDLACNYFERLCKRGYEPNRWTYDILVHGFLKVGRNSEARRWMEEMFRKGFDLTEATKTFV, encoded by the coding sequence atgatgttgttaacaatCAGACAAGCAAGccaaaaatcaagaaccttgaaGAACACCCATTTATTCTATCTTTTTTACTCCACTCATACAATTCCTCCACCAAGACAGCCAATTTCTGCATACCCtttcttacccttttcttcTAATGTATTGTCAACTTCAAGAATCAATGAATTACAGCCTAAAGATGTTGTTTTATCCTTTAAAGATTGGTTTATGAGTAGAAAAAACCCTGTTTTTGATCGGATCTTTGAGATTTTAAGGACTCAAGATGATGTTACAGCTGATATAGCATTGTCTAGATTCAATCTTAGATTATCTGAGTCATTGGTTCTTGATGTGTTGAATTATGAGAAAAATAAGGATGTtttgtcttgtttgaagttctTTGATTGGGCTGGTAGACAACCTGGTTTTCATCATACTCGTGCTACTTTTAATACCATTTTCAAGATTTTGTCTAAGGAAAAGTTGATGTCTTTAATGGTTGAGTTCTTGGATAAGTATATGAAGCAAAGGTATTTCCATAAAGCTAGGTTTTATAATACTTTGGTGATTGGTTACGCGGTGGCGGGGAAGCCTGAGCTCGCGCTACAATTGTTTGGTAGAATGCGGTTTCAGGGTGTCGATTTGGATGCATTTGCTTATCATGTGTTGCTTAATGCATTGGTGGAAGATGGTTTTTATGATGGCTTTGAGATGGTGTTGAAACAGATTAAGTTTAGAGGTTTTGAGGATGCGATAACGCATGCTATATTCGTTAAGAGTCTTTGCCAGCAAACGGAGCTGGATCGAGCTGAGGAGTATCTTAGAGGGTTGTTGAGCAATGGAGGGGTAGGATTGAGTGGGATTGTTGTGGCTAATCTTGTCGATGCTTTGTGTAAAAATAAGGAATTTAAGAGAGCTGCAAGTTTGGTGCAGGATTTTAGAGAGTCTGGTTTGGTTCCGATGGAACAAGCGTATAGTGTCTGGATTAAGGATCTTGCTCAGGCTGGGGAGCTAACTGAGGCAGTTGAATTTTTGAAAGGGAAGAAACTGGCTGATGGGTATGTTCCTGATGTTTTTCGCTATAATAGCTTAGTGTGTCGGCTTTTAAGAGAAAATAGGCTAGAGGAGGTTTATGACTTGTTGATGGATATGAAGGATCAAGATATAATACCTGATGATGTTACCATGAATGTAACTTTGTGCTTCTTCTGCAAGGTGGGTATGGCAGATGTTGCCCTCGAGTTGTATGACTCGAGATCAGAATTTGGCCTGTCTGTAAGTAGTATGACCTATAACTATCTTATAAATACTCTATTAGGTGATGCAAGTGTTGACGAAGCGTATCTCGTGTTGAAGAATGCCATTCAACAAGGCTTTTTCCCTGGTAGAAGGACATTTTCAATTATTGCTGATGCTCTATGCCGAGAGGGGAAGCTTGACAGAGTGAAAGAGTTGGTTCTTGCTTCTCTAGACCGGAATTGTATGCCCAGTGACACAATCTATAACAAGTTCATATCAGCCTTATGTAGGGCCAGCAGGGTGGAAGATGGATACATGGTACACGGAGAGCTAAGCAGATTGGATAAGGTTAGTAGCAGGAGTACTTATTTTGACTTGATTAGTGGCTTTAACAAGTCAAGTAGGGGAGATATTGCCGCAAGATTGTTAATAGAAATGCAAGAAAAAGGTCATAGTCCAGACCGGAGATTGTACAGGGCGGTTATTTGTTGTTTATGTCAAATGGAGGATCCAGAGAAGCTATTTTACAGTTTATTAGAGGTTCAGTTGTCTCGGCATGAACCTAGCTGCCTTGTTTATAATTACTTCATTGATGGAGCTGGTCATGCTGGAAAACCTGAGCTGGCCAGAGatgtatatgaaatgatgaAAAGAAATGGTATCACACCAAATTTGCAGTCTGACATATTAATGTTGCAAAGTTATTTAAAAGCTGGAAAAATTGCTGATGCGTTAAATTACTTCCGTGACTTGTCCAATAGAAGAAATCTAGGAAGAAAACTATGGAACACCATAGTTGTTGGTCTTTGTAAAGCTAACAAGCCCGAAAATGCATGGGACATGTTCTGGGAGATGAGGTCAACTCATTTGAGGCCAAGCATGGAATGTTACGAGGAACTTGTTAAATTGCTTTGCGCACGGAGAGATTATTATAAGGCTATTCTTCTGGTAGAAGACTTGATGCAAGTTGGTCGTCGGGTTTCATCCTTCATAGGCAATGTACTTTTGTTACACTCTTTACATACTCAAAGAGTCTTTAGTGCTTGGATGCACTTTAGAGACTTGCGCAACACGAAGGATCAAAGCTTAGCACTGGGCGATCTGATCAAGACTTTCTCTGGTGGTAGTAATCTGGACAGTGAGATTTTGCAAATGGAAGAACTGATTCGACAGTGCTTTCCTCTTGACATCTACACGTACAATTTGTTGTTGAGAAAACTAACCATAAGTGAAATGGATCTTGCTTGCAATTACTTTGAGAGATTATGTAAGAGAGGATATGAGCCAAATCGATGGACTTACGATATATTAGTTCACGGCTTCTTAAAAGTTGGCCGGAATTCTGAGGCTAGAAGATGGATGGAAGAAATGTTCAGAAAAGGTTTTGATCTGACTGAGGCTACAAAGACATTTGTTTAA